The Piliocolobus tephrosceles isolate RC106 chromosome 12, ASM277652v3, whole genome shotgun sequence genome includes the window AAGCCTCGAGGGGACAGATGGGAAGCGATGGGAGCAACCTAGGCCATCTCCTCCTCGGCCCTCTCCTTGAACTTGCCCTCCTCGGCTGTGGTGTCCTGGTACTGCTGGTACTCAGATACCAGGTCATTCATGTTGCTCTCACCCTCGGTGAACTCCATCTCATTCATGCCCTCGCCCGTGTACCAGTGCAGGAACGCCTTGCGCCAGAACATGGCTTTGAACTGCTCAGAGATGTGCTTGAACAGCTCCTGGAAGGCCATGCTACTGCCAATGAAGGTCGCGGCCATCTTCAGGCCATGGGGCGGGATGTTGCACATGGCTGTCTTCAAGTTGTTGGGGATCCACTCCACGAAGTTGCTGCTGTTCTTGCTCTGCACGCTCAGCATCTGCTTGTCCACCTTCATGGACACGCGGCCCCGGAACACGGCAGCCACAGTCAGGTAGTAGTTGTGGTGCGGGTTGCACGTGGCCATCATGTTCTTGGTGTCCAACATCTGCTGGGTGAGCTCAGGCACCATCAGGGCCCAGTACTGCTGGCTGCCCCGGCTGGTCAGGGGCATGAAGCCGGGCATGAAAAAGTGCAGGTGAGGAAAGGGGACCATGTTGATGGCCAGCTTGTGCAGGCTGGTGTTCAGCTGGCCTGGGAAGCACAGGCAGGTGGTGACTCCGCTCATGGTGGCCGACACTAGGTGGTTGAGGTCCTTGTAGGTGGGGGTGGTCAGCTTGAGGGTGCAGAAGCAGATGTCATAGAGTGCCTCATTGTCGATGCAGTAGATCTCATCGATATTCTCCACCAGCTGGTGCACGGACAGCGTGGCATTGTAGGGCTCCACCACCGTGTCTGACACTTTGGATGAGAGCACCACGCTGAAGGTGTTCATAATGTGGTCTGGGAACTCCTTGTGGATCTTACTGATGAGCAGCGTGCCCATCCCAGACCCCATGCCACCCCCCAAGCGAGTgggttaattttttcaaaaaaaaaaaaagctccttgATGTGTtgactttttgaagggtttttcatgtctctgtcttctgtagttctgctctgatcttggttattttttgtctctGCTACGTTTGGGGTTtgttgctcttggttctctagctCTTTTAGTTGAGATGTTAAGTTCTTAACTTGAAATCTGTCTAGAtttttgatgtgagcatttagtgctgtaaatttccctcttaatattGAATTAGttgtttcccagagattctggtacattgtctttttgttctcattagtttcaaataacttcttgatttctgtcttaatttcattacttaCCAAAGAGTCATTCAAGAGCAAGtaattcaatttccatgtagttgtgtgatttttagtgaatttcttaatcttgacttctaatttgattgtggtgtggtctgaaagactgtttcttatgatttcagttttttttttttttttttacatttgctgagtaatgttttactttcaattatatgATCAGTTTCAGAGTAAGttccatgtggtgatgagaagaatgtatattttgtcattttgggtggagagttctgtagatatctatcagacctacttgatccagagctgagatcaggtcctgaatatctttatgttaattttctgtcttgatgatgtgtctaatattgacagtggggtgtgaagtctcccactatgactgtgtgggagtctaagtctctttgtaggtctctaagaacttgctttatgagtctGAGTGCTCCTGGATTGGGTGAATTTATGTTTATGACAGTtacctcttcttgttgaattgaaccctttaccattatgtaatacccttctttgtcttttttttttttttttttttgagatggagtttcactcttgttgcccaggctggagtacaatggcatgatctcagcttactgcaacctccgcctcccgggttcaagtgattatcctgcctcagcctcccaagtaatggggattataggcatgtgccaccacacctggctaattttgtatttttagtagagacggggtttctccttgttggtcaggctggtcttgaactcccgacctcaggtgatccacctgccttggcctcccaaagtgctgggattacagacgtgagtcgcgtgcctggccttctttgtcttttttgatctttgttgatttaaattctattttgtcagaaactaggattgcaactcctgcttatttctgttttccatttgcttgggaaattttcctctatccctttattttgagcccatgtgtgtctttacatgtgagatgggtctcttaaagacagcatactGATgtgtcttggctctttatccagctttccatttgcataattattttcaattagTTTCTTTGCAAGAATCTATTCAAGCTCTTTATCCACGTTTTAAGGacagttttatttaaaactaGATAGTATAATTCAAAATCCTCTTATGAGTTGCAGATAAACAACAATTCATGGCAATCTTCTGAAAGATAGTGAAAAGGTGAGACTGCCACTGAAACCCACTCTGTTTTGTGGAATTCTCACTCTTCTCTCTGGAGACCTCATGACTGTGATATATGAACTGAGAGAGGGCAGCACTGTCAAAACATACATGGAAGAGAATTTAATAAAAGAGAGTTCCATGTACCTATCATCCTGAATTCACATATGTTAATAATTTATGATACTTGCtttgaatcattttatttattaaataaataaaatatagatagaGGTCAAGTCTAATTTGTACTTCTTCCTAATCATTCTCTTCATTCTCAGAAGAACCATATCCTGAAGTTGGTGGACATTcttctcattcattttcatgtatttaattttactacatatatatatacatagacaaAAATCTGGTATCATTAATGAGTATCTTTTGACtttatataaaagtttaaaaacgtATATAAATCTATCATTCTTTACAGAGAATTTGACAACTTCCTCACCATTATGTTTGTCAGATTCACCCATGTTAATACTTGTAAGTCTTCTTTCAATAGTACATATTATTACcttttatgaatacatacattttacctattcattctcctcttcttgaatatttacattgttttcatcttttcattgTTTCAAACAAAGCTGCCACAAACATGTTTTCCTGAGCatatgagtttttctttctttttttttttttttgtttgagacagaatctcactctgtcacccaggctggagtgcagtagcgcatgatcttggctcactgcaacctctgcctcctgagcacaagtgatcctactgcctcagcctcctgagtagctgggattacaagtgggtgacatcatgcctggctaatttttgtatttttagtagagatggggtattgtcatgttggccaggctggtctcgaactcctgactttaagtgatctgccagccttggcctcccaaattgttgggattacaggtgtgagccactgtgcccgggtcTGAGTTTTTCTAGAGTAGTAGTTCTCCAACTGTTTAattttactcttaaaaattattgaggaccccAAAGAACCTTTGTTTATctgagtaaaatatattattatttactgtattagaaattaaaatggaaattaaaaatatttaattatgtattcatttaaaagtGATAATACATCAATTACATGTTagtacaaattattttatgaaaataactatgtttttcaaaacaaaaacatttagtgAGAAAAGTAACATgggcttttattttttgcaaatctctttgatttctgtcttaatagAAAAGAGCTGGATTCTCTTATCTGTTTCTGCATTCACTCTTCTGTGATATATTGTTCTGGGTGAAATATAGAAAGTCCTATCTCACACATATATGTAGTTGGAAAAGACAGGAGTTTTAAAGTAGTCTATGCAGATAACTGTGGATGGTTTTTGATATTTTACTAAAATTGGACATTCGGAAGTTTCTTCGAGATTAGTTCCAAAATGCAAACTGAACTGTATCAATGAACTGCTTGTGTTTTTATACATGAAAAATCCATTTGCCTATCCTCACCTGGAATGGAATTTTTACCTATGCATGATTTTGTAGCATCAtgcattgattattttaaaaacattgcttCACTGATTTATGCAGACCTTTCCAAATATTGACATATTTCATgatacaatattaaaaatatcacatttgTTACTATCACTATTGATCTTATCAGGAAAGTATTTATGTTTCAGAAAGCTGTGCAGCTTATGGTTGCAGacacaagttttcttttttttttttttgagtgcagacacaagttttctttcctttttttataagtttcaaatatttattaatgagaGTAACCTCCTACATAACACATCAACATGATTTCATGCATTTGGAGGATAAAAATTTCCTAGTTAAGTGGAAAATTGGAGATGGCTTCTGGAGGACCTTCATTCTAAAGCAGTTTTACAAGACCTTCTTTCTCTGGTTTGCTGTAATCCACATTAACTGAGTAGAACTTGTATTGATCATTGGGACCCAGTTTGTTCCAGGGCTCTGGGTTATTCTTTCCATTCCAAGTAACATCTGGATTGAACAATGCTGGATGCAAGACATACAGTGCTGCTCTAGTACCTCCATCTCCAATAAACTCAAAGCGGAGAATCATGCTCAGATACTTCTTGGCTTGATTGAGGATCTGGTAGAGCATGTTTGCAGCAGTGGCCTCTGATTCAAAAGGAGAGAACAAGCCTAGTTATCAGACTCTGGACTAAGTAGTGTCTACTACAAGTTTTCTAAAACTCTAATTTTTACACAAAAACTTGAAtttgtaattgacaaataatgctgtcagttgttttccttgaagtgacagCCTCACTTTGTTAATTTTAGAGAAACATCTGCCCCAAACCCAAGTCTGAATAACCAAAGTTTGTCTGTCAGTAATTCTTTTAACTACAAATGGTGTTTCACGAAGAGTTGCTTTTAAATTGCACAAGTGTTTGTCTTTGAGGGAGTGATTATACTTCAAGATGTAGCAGAAGTGCTTTATGCATATTTTCCATTTgtcatacaaaatatttaaaaactgtattcCCAAGGGTCAATATTTTATAACATCAATACTTTTCACTGCTCCATATAAGACAAGTGCAACTGAGGTTTTTAATAAAACAGCATATGGTGGTAACAAACACAATGCCTACTAGTACTATTTTGTGGCACTGCTTCAATTTGTACTAAGGCACCAGTAGTCTTAcacactgtattagtttcctagggctgctgttaCAAACTACCACAAATTTGGTTGCTTGAAACAACAGGCATTTATTCTTCTTTAGTtctataggtcagaagtctgaaatgaattTTACTGGGCAGAAATCAAGCTATCAGCAGGGCACACTGTTTCCAGagactctaggggagaatctgtttccttgccttttccagcttctgaagCTGAATTTCttacattccttggctcataatccctccatcttcaaagtcagcagcaTAGCATCTTGCTTTAGCCATTATGTTGCCTTCTgttcaaatctccctctgcctgtGTTGTGACCATCCTGAAGAAAAAGAATGGATGCCCACCTGAAAATTGGTTTGGATGTCAGGACTGATGATGCCACACACATACCAAGAGAGTATGAAAAGATTTATTGCTTACATAATTGAAGCTTTTCTGGGGAGAGCAGGGCAGCCCTCCCAAGCAGATTTGAAAGGGACTTGAGAGCCAGGAAAAGAAACTagcttgaatattttaaattgtgattaGGGAATGGGGAAAACTTTCAATGTAAAGGGCTAGATAGTAaaaattttaggctttgtgagctATGAAATCTCTGCCATAACTActgaacttaaaatgtaaaagcatCCATAGACAATCTATAAATTAATGGGTATacctgtgtttcaataaaactttatttatggatacAGAAATTTGAAATTCATATAATTGTCATGAGTTGAAAAATGTTCTTACTTTGATTTTTGGCCAGctattaaaaaatgtacaaactgctgggcgcggtggctcacgcctgtaatcccagcactttgggagaccaaggcaggcggatcacgaggtcaggagattgagaccatcctggctaacacagtgaaaccccgtctctaccgaaaatacaaaaaattagccggatgtggtgtcgggcgcctgtggtcccagctactcgggaggctgaggcaggagaatggcgtgaacccgggaggtggagcttgcagtgagccgagatgagagatgacgccactgcactccagcctgggagacagagcgaaaacaagtaaaaaaaaaaaaaaaaaaaaaaaaaaaaaaaaaaaaaaaaaatacaaaccacaAGTTCACAAGTTATATAAAAGCAGATAATAAAAAGGATTTGGCATCCAGGCTTAGTCTGACAACACCTGGATTAGAGTTTCACAATAGATGAgagaaatattacatttatttaatgatgCATAAAACATTTCCaccacatattatctcatttgatctttagAACAACTGTGAAGTAGATATCCTCATCAtactcattttatggatgagaaaactgaggctcagatatcTGCATAAGGCAGTGGCTCTAAACCCTGGCTGTACATTGGAATTATCAGGGGGGCTTTTAAAGAATATCAGGCTTCACCCCTTGAAATTCTGATCTGATTGGTGTAGGACCATGGCTCTCAAATGAGGGCAattttgttcctcctcctccagggaacatttggcaatgtctagaaatatttttggttGTAACAACTGAGAGAGGAATGTTGTGATACTGGCATATGGTAGGTAGAGTCCAGTGATGCttctaaatatcctacaatggaCAGGACATCCCTTCACAACAAATATTACCCAGCCTAAAATGTTAATGGTGCCAAAGCTGAGAAATCCTAGTCTATGCCAGGGCTCAGGCATTGGTTATATGAAAACCTCCCAAAGTGGGTTCCCAGGTGGTAGTTTAATATCTATATTATCGCTGTAGTATGAGGGCTCAGTGATAACTTGGCTAATTCATGTCAATAAACAATTGTGAATTTTCAAGAAAAGACAATTCTAGCTCTTTactggcaacttttttttttcttcagctgcTAATAATACTTTAAACAGACAGGACTGAactctttctcctttgttttataTGGTCCACTCTGTGGAGTAGTATTGAGAGCACCAAAGTCATAGAGGAGCTCTCCTAGGTAGCAGGGAGATCTGAGTGAAAGAAGCAGCACCTATGTATTTACTTGAAGAACTCCTGCTCTGAAACCTTGGGAATCTGATTGGCTTAGGGAAGACTGGAAGCTTTCCAGAAGGATACAGCTAATTGTTGCTTTCAAAAGAGAGGCACATGTGTGAAGGCCTGAAAGGGATGAATCTGGGCAAAGAAAACGTAGAAATTGTAACTTCTTCCTGTTCAGGCTAATGAGATGTGATGAGATCCAGGGAATTAGTGGAGGTCATTAGGGTGTGCAAAAAGCACTCAAAAGAGATACTGGAAAGATTGATAATGCAATGATTCAAAACAACATAAtgcaaagggagaaagaaaatatcgTGTAGGTCAGTGTTTCTCAAGGTATAGTCCTTGGATCAGCTACAGCAGAACTACGTAGGATAGTTGTTAAAAATGCAGGTTTTTCAGACCTTGCTGAGACCTTTTGAATCAAGATCAAGGTGAAGCCCCATAATCTGCATGTTTAATGGGCTCTCCAAATGTTTCTGATCTACACTATAGTTTGAGAAGCACTTTTGTAGGTAGAACTCTTGCTCTAACTGGAGGATGATCAAGATGACCGTGTAATCTGAAATAAAGGTGTCCCTTGTCTTAGAAAAGCATGTTTTCCTGAGAAGTGGTGTGTTAATGGAAGTTTCACAAGTTGACTTTTATTGTAATTGCACTAGGGGGACTCATTATTACTTAAAAGAAGCCAAAGGTTAAGATGTTCACAGAGTGAATGTTCATATTcaattgatcttttaaaatgtttggggGATCTAATCTGTCATAATATTAGTTAGCTCTCTAACCTAAAGAAGAAGTAGGCATTTAAAAAGATTAACTTTTATACTTATTTCTGTGATTCTTTAGCCTTTTTTCCTTTCACGAAAATGTTTTGTGTCAATTTTAAGTTTAGAAAACAGAGCGAATTAGGTTTAATTAATTTTGACAACCATGATAACGTGCTTGTTAtgattatataaatgaaatttttgtgGCTTCCATATCTGTCGCATATCATGTTCAAACAAAGATCTCACATTGGAGCAGAAATATGCTGATTAGATGAATGGCATTAAGTACAAAATTGTATTGTGCTGGGTGCATTTGAATTTTACACAAAGAACAGACTTGGAGTCTGATTATCCCAGTCTCTGATTGCTTTGTCATTCACAGTTTTGATAAATGGTTTAAtcatttaatgaattaataatttgCTATTGAGTCAACAAAATATCTAATTGCAAACCTTGCTTCTAAAAATCTGAGACTAGTTGAATCCTCATCCTTTGCATTATTTAATAGTGTAtatataattgttctatttttttctactgtcTTTACTCACTTCCACTTGATTTGATAAGACCTTCACAGGCTCTCTGTGAGATTTTCATTTTGACAGGATGATGATAATACATGGCATACTGAGAATTATAGCAATTCTAGTAGAGGAGAATAAATGACTTTATAGTATGGAAGTGTAGAGTTcttacttagaaaataaaattggtgGATAAATAAAGTGCATTTCTGGCTCATTTCCAAATTATTTGTTCAATGAGGCACATGTCAATCTACAATGCTTTCAGTGTAAAGGAATCCAGAAGAATACAGAATCTTGAAGATTAAAGCTGGAAGGAATTTAGGAGTTCTCAAACTCAAATCTCTAAAAAAAGTCAGGTAATTAACATAAATAAGCGATAAGCTTCAAA containing:
- the LOC111536045 gene encoding tubulin beta-4A chain-like; the encoded protein is MGSGMGTLLISKIHKEFPDHIMNTFSVVLSSKVSDTVVEPYNATLSVHQLVENIDEIYCIDNEALYDICFCTLKLTTPTYKDLNHLVSATMSGVTTCLCFPGQLNTSLHKLAINMVPFPHLHFFMPGFMPLTSRGSQQYWALMVPELTQQMLDTKNMMATCNPHHNYYLTVAAVFRGRVSMKVDKQMLSVQSKNSSNFVEWIPNNLKTAMCNIPPHGLKMAATFIGSSMAFQELFKHISEQFKAMFWRKAFLHWYTGEGMNEMEFTEGESNMNDLVSEYQQYQDTTAEEGKFKERAEEEMA